One genomic segment of Canis aureus isolate CA01 chromosome 37, VMU_Caureus_v.1.0, whole genome shotgun sequence includes these proteins:
- the TRIM27 gene encoding zinc finger protein RFP yields the protein MASGSVAECLQQETTCPVCLQYFAEPMMLDCGHNICCACLARCWGAAETNVSCPQCRETFPQRHMRPNRHLANVTQLVKQLRTERPSGPGGEMGVCEKHREPLKLYCEEDQMPICVVCDRSREHRGHSVLPLEEAVEGFKEQIQNQLDHLKRVKDLKKRRRAQGEQARAELLSLTQMEREKIVWEFEQLYHSLKEHEYRLLARLEELDLAIYNSINGAITQFSCNISHLSSLIAQLEEKQQQPTRELLQDIGDTLSRAERIRIPEPWITPPDLQEKIHIFAQKCLFLTESLKQFTEKMQSDMEKIQELREAQLYSVDVTLDPDTAYPSLILSDNLRQVRYSYLQQDLPDNPERFNLFPCVLGSPCFIAGRHYWEVEVGDKAKWTIGVCEDSVCRKGGVTSAPQNGFWAVSLWYGKEYWALTSPMTALPLRTPLQRVGVFLDYDAGEVSFYNVTERCHTFTFSHATFCGPVRPYFSLSYSGGKSAAPLIICPMSGIDGFSGHVGNHAHSMETSP from the exons ATGGCCTCCGGGAGCGTGGCCGAGTGCCTGCAGCAGGAGACCACCTGCCCCGTGTGCCTGCAGTACTTCGCGGAGCCCATGATGCTCGACTGCGGCCACAACATCTGTTGCGCGTGCCTGGCCCGCTGCTGGGGCGCGGCGGAGACCAACGTGTCGTGCCCGCAGTGCCGGGAGACCTTCCCGCAGCGCCACATGCGGCCCAACCGGCACCTGGCCAACGTGACCCAGCTGGTGAAGCAGCTGCGCACCGAGCGGCCGTCGGGGCCCGGGGGCGAGATGGGCGTGTGCGAGAAGCACCGCGAGCCGCTGAAGCTGTACTGCGAGGAGGACCAGATGCCCATCTGCGTGGTGTGCGACCGCTCCCGGGAGCACCGCGGCCACAGCGTGCTCCCGCTCGAGGAGGCGGTGGAGGGCTTCAAG GAGCAAATCCAGAACCAGCTGGACCACCTGAAAAGAGTCAAGGATTTAAAGAAGAGGCGGCGGGCACAGGGGGAGCAGGCACGAGCCGAACTTCTG AGCCTGAcccagatggagagggagaagattGTCTGGGAGTTTGAGCAGCTCTATCACTCCTTGAAGGAACATGAGTATCGCCTCCTGGCCCGCCTTGAGGAGCTAGACTTGGCCATCTACAACAGCATCAACGGTGCCATCACCCAGTTCTCCTGCAACATCTCCCACTTGAGTAGCCTGATTGCCCAGCtagaagagaagcagcagcagcccaCCAGGGAGCTCCTGCAG GACATCGGGGACACACTGAGCAG agctgaaAGAATCCGGATCCCTGAGCCCTGGATCACACCTCCAGATCTGCAGGAGAAAATCCACATTTTTGCACAAAAATGTCTGTTCTTGACGGAAAGTCTGAAGCAGTTCACAG AAAAAATGCAGTCAGATATGGAGAAAATCCAAG AATTGAGAGAGGCTCAGTTATACTCAG TGGACGTGACTCTAGACCCGGACACAGCCTACCCTAGCTTGATCCTTTCTGACAACCTGCGGCAGGTGCGGTACAGTTACCTCCAGCAAGACCTGCCTGACAACCCTGAGCGGTTCAATCTGTTTCCCTGTGTCTTGGGCTCTCCATGTTTCATCGCTGGGCGACATTACTGGGAGGTAGAAGTGGGAGATAAAGCCAAGTGGACCATAGGTGTCTGTGAAGACTCCGTATGCAGAAAAGGTGGAGTAACCTCGGCCCCCCAGAATGGATTCTGGGCAGTGTCCTTGTGGTATGGGAAGGAGTACTGGGCTCTTACCTCCCCGATGACTGCCCTACCCCTGCGCACCCCTCTCCAGCGGGTGGGGGTTTTCTTGGACTATGATGCTGGTGAGGTCTCCTTCTACAACGTGACAGAGAGGTGTCACACATTTACTTTCTCTCATGCCACCTTCTGTGGGCCTGTCCGGCCTTACTTCAGCCTGAGTTACTCGGGAGGGAAGAGCGCAGCCCCTCTCATCATCTGCCCCATGAGTGGGATCGATGGGTTTTCTGGCCATGTTGGTAATCACGCTCATTCCATGGAGACCTCCCCTTGA